A genomic segment from Papilio machaon chromosome 20, ilPapMach1.1, whole genome shotgun sequence encodes:
- the LOC106716366 gene encoding tyrosine--tRNA ligase, cytoplasmic, translating to MSDFEEKKHLITRNLQEVIGEEKLVEILKQRDVKIYWGTATTGRPHVAYFVPMSKIADFLKAGCEVTILFADLHAYLDNMKAPWDLLALRTEYYEAAIKAMLTSLEVPLEKLRFVRGTDYQLSKEFTLDVYRLSSVITEHDAKKAGAEVVKQVEYPVLSSLLYPGLQALDEEYLKVDAQFGGVDQRKIFTLAEKYLPRLGYAKRIHLMNPMVPGLTGGKMSASEEDSKIDLLDSPAVVKKKLKKAFCEPGNITDNGILSFTKHVIFPLMKQDEVFKICRAEEHGGNVVYCKFEDLEQAYAKQEIHPGDLKASVEQVINKLLAPIHEIFKDSKLQELTKKAYPPAKKVTANAAAIDEVTPSKLDIRVGRIVEVSRHPDADSLYVEKIDLGEEEPRVVVSGLVNYVPIEEMQNRDVVVLCNLKPAKMRGIESKGMVLCASIDDPKQVEPLLPPKDSQPGERIVVEDYVVGEPDDVLNPKKKIWEKLQVDLKTNVDLFAVWQGNKLISKVSGNPVTTKCLVNAPIK from the coding sequence ATGTCTGATTTCGAAGAAAAGAAACATCTCATCACTCGTAATTTGCAGGAGGTTATAGGTGAAGAGAAGCTTGTCGAAATCCTGAAGCAACGAGATGTTAAAATCTATTGGGGTACAGCTACAACAGGCCGACCTCATGTAGCATACTTTGTGCCTATGTCTAAAATAGCCGATTTTCTTAAAGCAGGATGTGAGGTAACAATCTTATTTGCAGACTTACATGCCTATCTGGACAATATGAAAGCACCATGGGATCTCTTGGCACTTCGAACTGAATACTATGAAGCAGCAATAAAAGCTATGTTAACTTCTCTTGAAGTACCATTAGAAAAGCTTCGTTTTGTCCGTGGCACAGATTATCAATTGAGCAAAGAGTTCACATTAGATGTGTACAGGCTCTCATCTGTGATTACTGAACATGATGCGAAAAAGGCTGGAGCAGAAGTAGTGAAGCAAGTTGAGTATCCAGTACTAAGTAGTCTGTTATACCCTGGCTTACAAGCATTGGATGaagaatatttgaaagttgATGCACAATTTGGAGGTGTTGatcaaaggaaaatatttaccttGGCTGAGAAATATTTGCCTCGACTGGGTTATGCTAAAAGAATACATTTAATGAACCCTATGGTACCTGGACTCACTGGTGGCAAAATGTCTGCTTCAGAGGAAGACAGCAAAATTGATTTGCTCGATAGTCCTGCTGTTGTTAAAAAGAAGCTTAAAAAAGCTTTCTGTGAACCCGGTAACATAACTGATAATGGTATTTTATCATTCACTAAGCATGTGATATTTCCTTTAATGAAGCAGGATGAGGTTTTCAAAATATGTCGAGCAGAAGAACATGGAGGAAATGTAGTTTATTGCAAATTTGAAGATTTAGAACAAGCTTATGCAAAGCAAGAAATCCATCCAGGAGATTTGAAAGCCTCAGTAGAGCAAGTAATTAACAAACTTTTAGCTCCAattcatgaaatatttaagGATAGTAAGCTTCAAGAATTGACCAAAAAAGCTTATCCACCAGCAAAAAAAGTTACAGCAAATGCTGCAGCCATTGATGAGGTTACTCCTTCTAAGTTGGACATAAGAGTTGGTCGCATCGTAGAGGTATCTAGGCATCCTGATGCAGATTCTTTGTATGTagaaaaaattgatttagGAGAAGAAGAACCAAGGGTAGTAGTATCGGGACTTGTAAATTATGTTCCAATAGAAGAAATGCAAAACCGGGATGTAGTAGTATTATGTAACTTAAAACCGGCTAAAATGAGGGGCATTGAATCAAAGGGAATGGTTTTATGTGCATCTATTGATGACCCTAAACAAGTAGAACCACTCTTGCCACCAAAAGACAGCCAGCCCGGTGAAAGAATTGTAGTAGAAGACTATGTTGTGGGTGAACCGGATGATGTGTTAAACCCAAAGAAAAAGATATGGGAGAAACTGCAAGTTGATTTGAAAACAAATGTAGATTTATTTGCAGTATGGCAAGGGAATAAATTGATAAGCAAAGTCAGTGGTAACCCAGTAACTACTAAGTGCTTAGTTAATGCAcctatcaaataa